From Novipirellula artificiosorum, the proteins below share one genomic window:
- a CDS encoding SHD1 domain-containing protein, whose translation MDHPTLLASLLIHCVLLATSASTTASEPSRIWVDDSGLHSVEASLQTIEEEMAVLIRPDGSTVRIPLSRLSVEDTDYVTAWRNRPASQPNVLRFAPPTLPELTPLPLLVLPRAATTLQDGFPLSPIASIRQNKQVGKTELPGPLQADPVPIKQHVPTGSKPIGPIHSYDVCSAPLVIASGEGTFVAFSICAGLSSTRGANANRIVRFDPETKQVSIVWSSDVPITLLDHHLPSGRTLVLEGHQVFGQGGQFAVAGDWDAASITLHEHRSLPASTNAASNRLTNAPTVRWARWVDEEHIVASVDSSMAVWNLVSGELKHWICNVHAESLPAISAGRRYVAVPDPGGVAIYRTSDGKALGRIPVEPGRIASVGFSPRGDSLAIVTPSQLRVWELSTASLRGEAKSRRSLGKGSPVWVDNDLVLSSNGVLLSIFRGVPVWRYELMGAAAASVGQNVGIIHRANDGGFVVATLPHSTASKAIDWVDQRLALQGTDDWQLPGRSSWSESGWDDHDLRFTSVRSSDRR comes from the coding sequence ATGGACCATCCCACCTTGTTGGCTTCGCTGCTGATCCACTGTGTATTGCTCGCAACGTCCGCATCCACCACCGCATCAGAACCCTCCCGAATTTGGGTCGATGATTCGGGTTTGCACTCGGTTGAAGCAAGCTTGCAGACCATTGAAGAGGAGATGGCCGTGCTGATTCGACCCGATGGCTCTACCGTGCGCATTCCGCTCTCACGGCTAAGTGTGGAAGACACGGACTATGTAACCGCGTGGCGAAATCGACCTGCAAGTCAGCCGAACGTCTTGCGTTTTGCGCCGCCGACATTGCCTGAATTGACGCCACTCCCCCTCTTGGTTCTTCCTCGCGCTGCCACGACGTTGCAAGACGGGTTCCCCCTGTCACCGATAGCGTCGATTCGCCAGAACAAGCAAGTCGGCAAGACGGAACTTCCTGGTCCGTTGCAAGCCGATCCCGTTCCGATCAAGCAACACGTTCCGACAGGATCGAAGCCGATTGGGCCCATTCATTCCTACGACGTCTGCTCGGCGCCGCTGGTCATCGCATCCGGTGAGGGCACATTCGTCGCCTTTTCCATTTGTGCTGGCTTGAGTTCGACTCGAGGCGCCAATGCAAATCGGATCGTTCGATTCGATCCTGAAACAAAACAAGTGTCCATCGTATGGAGCTCCGACGTCCCGATCACCTTGCTGGATCATCACCTTCCCAGTGGTCGTACGTTGGTGCTCGAGGGGCATCAGGTGTTTGGGCAGGGTGGACAATTCGCCGTGGCAGGCGACTGGGACGCGGCTTCGATAACGCTACATGAACATCGGTCGCTCCCTGCGTCGACGAATGCAGCGTCAAATCGGTTGACAAACGCACCGACCGTTCGTTGGGCACGTTGGGTCGATGAGGAACATATTGTCGCCTCCGTTGATTCGAGCATGGCCGTTTGGAACTTGGTCTCGGGAGAACTCAAGCACTGGATTTGCAATGTCCACGCAGAGTCGCTGCCCGCGATCTCCGCAGGACGCCGCTACGTGGCGGTCCCTGATCCAGGTGGTGTCGCGATCTATCGAACCTCCGATGGCAAGGCATTGGGTCGAATCCCTGTTGAACCGGGGCGGATCGCGAGTGTCGGTTTTTCGCCTCGTGGCGACTCGTTGGCGATCGTCACTCCATCACAACTTCGGGTTTGGGAGCTGTCGACCGCGTCGCTGCGCGGTGAAGCGAAATCGAGAAGAAGTCTAGGGAAAGGATCACCTGTTTGGGTCGACAACGATTTAGTCCTATCGTCCAACGGAGTCCTGTTAAGTATTTTCCGTGGCGTGCCCGTATGGCGTTATGAACTGATGGGGGCTGCTGCCGCTTCCGTGGGGCAGAACGTCGGTATCATTCATCGGGCAAACGATGGCGGCTTCGTCGTGGCGACCCTTCCCCACTCGACGGCCAGCAAGGCGATCGATTGGGTTGACCAACGATTGGCTCTTCAAGGAACGGACGATTGGCAGCTTCCGGGACGAAGTAGCTGGAGCGAATCGGGATGGGACGACCATGATCTTCGCTTCACATCCGTTCGGTCCAGCGACCGTCGCTAG
- a CDS encoding kinase/pyrophosphorylase, producing the protein MKKKSQGKRGPMKKEAPITLHLLSAASGSLANQVIESAIAQFPDLEVKVVTHTFVDSIQQIEAILKKAKGENLWVFHALLDPEMTAIVEALCEQRKIPQYSLTNHVIRFVAQHSKMDPVYEPADRIDEEYFRRLDTLEFTLQHDDSRRLETVGEADIILIGLSRVSKTPTSIALGELGFKVANVSITIEGGIPKEVKKSYRTKTVALTIQPKRLHEIRSRRMAINRFDTAIDKSSPEEFKYTDLKSIIREVMLAEKLYRERNFKIVDITDQPVESTVVRILESLKLARPGS; encoded by the coding sequence ATGAAGAAGAAAAGCCAAGGCAAACGGGGGCCGATGAAGAAAGAGGCCCCCATTACGTTGCACTTGCTGTCCGCTGCGAGCGGAAGCCTCGCAAATCAAGTGATCGAGTCCGCGATCGCTCAGTTTCCCGATTTAGAGGTCAAGGTCGTCACTCACACCTTTGTCGATTCGATTCAGCAGATCGAGGCGATTCTCAAAAAGGCCAAGGGCGAAAATTTGTGGGTCTTCCATGCTTTGCTCGATCCTGAGATGACGGCTATTGTCGAAGCACTTTGTGAGCAGCGTAAGATTCCCCAATACAGTTTGACCAATCATGTGATTCGGTTTGTTGCACAGCATTCGAAAATGGATCCGGTCTACGAACCTGCGGATCGAATTGACGAGGAGTACTTTCGCCGGCTCGACACGCTTGAGTTCACCTTGCAACATGACGACTCGCGGCGACTCGAAACGGTGGGTGAAGCCGATATTATATTGATTGGCTTAAGCCGAGTTAGCAAAACGCCAACCTCGATCGCACTAGGCGAACTGGGGTTCAAGGTCGCGAACGTATCGATCACGATTGAAGGCGGCATTCCCAAGGAAGTTAAAAAGAGTTACCGCACCAAAACCGTGGCATTGACGATTCAACCCAAACGACTTCATGAAATTCGTTCGCGACGGATGGCGATCAATCGATTTGACACGGCGATCGACAAGTCAAGTCCAGAGGAGTTTAAGTACACCGATCTGAAGAGCATTATCCGCGAAGTGATGTTGGCCGAGAAGCTCTATCGCGAACGCAATTTTAAGATTGTCGATATCACGGACCAGCCTGTCGAATCCACGGTGGTCCGCATTCTCGAATCGCTCAAACTCGCTCGGCCAGGCTCATGA
- a CDS encoding sulfatase-like hydrolase/transferase: MKRLKMCRVAACLGLAVTSMMLLTSSASASAPRPNILLLLADDLGFSDLGCFGGEVETPSIDRLAAEGLRFSHFRATPMCVTSRIALLAGMPMHRAGAHQYSHALPLPILMKHAGYRTMMTGKWHAGSPDPRSRHLFDRSFGFLSGMTDSFVGADDWFLDDKPFCDFDADFYSTHAFADKSIEFMKEAQGIGQPFFMYVAFNAPHHPCQAPEATVRKYTRRYLDGYQAIREQRHQRQIESGLVDPDWPVASLGNEVRDWSQLTTHRREVEAGRMAAYAAAVDEVDASVGKILDFLRDSELDQNTLVLFLSDNGGDYSNGAIDRDEDQVPWKAGHNPSSSNGWAAAKATPFRFYKHACHEGGIAVPMVVRWPDGIKRPAGETVDQAASITDLYPTFLDLAGIDYPSDFAGHSNRLLTGSTLAPLFHPDGWRSPLPLFEHYSFSRCWIEEEWKVVSLYGGPWRLYDLSQDRGETRDLSDEHPERLTAMVNAWSQFAFESDVPDAGAIASNRQPGWGWHRLKMSCPSLVSVTPDNGSVTESTTVTMRMVFDLPIDFLNTESKTIEVFSVSDESTPVWQADPDENHPSQGSRVLDLGPLPKLEANQQYYVRCSAGWIKVGGRPMGTLNDGAYWWRFRTPPK; this comes from the coding sequence ATGAAACGCTTGAAAATGTGTCGTGTTGCTGCTTGCTTGGGCCTCGCAGTGACTTCAATGATGTTGCTGACATCCTCGGCATCCGCCTCTGCACCGCGTCCGAACATTCTGCTGTTGTTGGCTGATGATCTTGGTTTTAGTGACCTTGGTTGTTTTGGTGGTGAGGTTGAAACGCCATCGATCGACCGACTGGCTGCCGAAGGACTGCGCTTCAGTCATTTTCGTGCAACGCCGATGTGTGTCACTTCGCGTATCGCCTTGCTTGCCGGAATGCCGATGCATCGAGCAGGCGCGCATCAATATTCGCATGCTCTACCGCTTCCAATCTTGATGAAACACGCTGGCTATCGGACGATGATGACCGGTAAATGGCACGCTGGCTCGCCCGATCCGCGATCGCGTCACCTGTTCGATCGTTCGTTTGGCTTTCTCAGCGGCATGACCGACTCGTTTGTTGGAGCCGACGACTGGTTCCTCGATGATAAGCCCTTTTGCGACTTTGACGCCGATTTCTATTCCACTCATGCGTTCGCGGACAAGAGTATCGAATTCATGAAGGAAGCGCAGGGGATCGGGCAACCCTTTTTCATGTACGTCGCCTTCAACGCCCCACACCATCCCTGCCAAGCCCCCGAGGCAACGGTCCGCAAATACACGCGTCGCTATCTCGACGGATATCAAGCGATTCGTGAACAACGCCACCAGCGTCAAATCGAATCGGGATTGGTTGATCCCGATTGGCCGGTCGCGTCGTTGGGAAATGAGGTTCGCGATTGGTCTCAACTGACGACGCATCGTCGAGAGGTCGAAGCAGGCCGAATGGCTGCCTACGCGGCGGCGGTCGATGAAGTCGACGCGTCGGTTGGAAAGATCTTAGACTTTCTGCGGGATTCGGAACTCGACCAGAATACGCTTGTTCTTTTTCTGTCGGATAACGGTGGCGATTACAGCAATGGAGCCATCGATCGGGATGAGGATCAAGTGCCATGGAAAGCGGGGCACAACCCCAGTTCCAGCAACGGTTGGGCCGCAGCCAAGGCGACACCGTTTCGGTTTTACAAACATGCTTGTCACGAAGGCGGCATTGCCGTACCGATGGTCGTTCGCTGGCCCGACGGAATCAAGCGACCGGCTGGGGAAACGGTGGATCAAGCCGCCAGCATTACCGATCTGTACCCCACCTTCCTTGACCTCGCGGGCATCGATTATCCCTCTGATTTTGCCGGCCATTCCAATCGATTATTGACTGGATCAACGCTTGCGCCGCTGTTCCACCCCGATGGCTGGCGCTCTCCACTTCCCTTGTTTGAACACTACAGTTTCTCACGGTGTTGGATCGAAGAGGAGTGGAAAGTCGTCAGCCTGTACGGCGGCCCTTGGCGCTTGTATGACCTGTCTCAGGATCGTGGTGAAACCCGTGATTTGTCGGACGAGCATCCAGAGCGTTTGACCGCGATGGTGAACGCGTGGAGCCAGTTCGCATTCGAATCGGATGTTCCCGATGCAGGGGCTATCGCATCGAATCGCCAACCGGGCTGGGGCTGGCATCGACTCAAAATGAGTTGTCCGAGCCTTGTCTCTGTGACACCGGATAATGGCTCCGTGACCGAATCAACCACCGTCACAATGCGGATGGTCTTTGATCTCCCGATTGATTTCCTAAATACCGAGTCCAAAACGATCGAGGTCTTTTCGGTCTCCGATGAATCGACGCCTGTGTGGCAGGCCGATCCCGACGAGAACCATCCCTCGCAAGGATCTCGGGTGCTGGACCTCGGGCCCCTCCCGAAACTCGAGGCCAATCAGCAGTACTACGTTCGCTGCTCCGCCGGGTGGATCAAGGTAGGAGGGCGGCCGATGGGGACCCTCAATGACGGAGCCTATTGGTGGCGATTTCGAACGCCGCCGAAGTAA
- a CDS encoding GTP-binding protein, whose protein sequence is MKKTLFVLIGGFLGAGKTTLIAQLAKRYAAAGKRVGIITNDQAADLVDTNNLRSQGFDVGEVAGACFCCSFDSLVETAKHLSEQQIPDVLIAEPVGSCTDLVATVLLPLQQLLGDRFELAPFGVLLKPSHGERILAAEDSKLRSGFSPQAEYIFRKQLEEADYLMIGRQDQLNESQTESLRKALASVAPNVPVICISPKTGAGVDEVMGYVESPLAAGTRRLDIDYDTYADGEADLGWVNLTATLTTKSPVDLDRLATSLVASIASRLVDDTTAQIAHLKVSVLGDGAQAVANKVSNLAPVESGLEANRSAVGVVQIIVNARVAMDPGILEVACRDCVTTIASDEQASLDSMIAHSLRPGRPTPTHRVTSPR, encoded by the coding sequence ATGAAAAAGACGCTTTTTGTACTCATTGGTGGATTCCTTGGTGCCGGCAAGACGACGCTGATTGCCCAATTGGCAAAACGGTATGCGGCCGCCGGAAAACGCGTGGGGATCATTACCAACGATCAAGCGGCAGACCTGGTCGACACAAACAACCTGAGGTCGCAAGGATTTGACGTGGGAGAAGTGGCCGGAGCGTGCTTTTGTTGCAGTTTCGATAGTTTGGTGGAAACCGCGAAGCACCTCAGCGAACAACAGATCCCAGATGTCTTGATCGCCGAGCCCGTTGGAAGTTGTACGGATTTGGTTGCGACGGTGTTGCTGCCGCTGCAGCAGCTCCTTGGCGATCGATTTGAGTTGGCACCCTTTGGCGTGCTGCTCAAACCTTCGCATGGCGAGCGGATCTTGGCTGCCGAGGATTCGAAATTGCGAAGCGGGTTCTCGCCACAAGCCGAATACATTTTCCGCAAGCAACTCGAAGAAGCCGACTACTTGATGATTGGCCGCCAAGACCAATTGAACGAGTCGCAAACGGAGTCACTTCGCAAGGCACTGGCGAGTGTTGCGCCGAACGTACCGGTGATCTGCATCAGCCCCAAAACGGGAGCCGGCGTTGACGAAGTGATGGGCTATGTCGAATCACCGCTTGCAGCCGGTACAAGGCGACTGGACATCGACTACGACACCTATGCCGACGGCGAGGCGGACTTAGGATGGGTGAATCTCACTGCGACCTTGACGACGAAATCCCCGGTCGACTTGGACAGGCTTGCAACCTCATTGGTTGCATCGATAGCGAGCCGTCTTGTCGACGACACCACGGCACAGATTGCTCACTTGAAGGTTTCGGTCCTCGGCGACGGTGCCCAAGCGGTTGCAAACAAGGTCAGTAACCTCGCACCGGTGGAGAGCGGCTTGGAAGCAAATCGATCCGCCGTTGGTGTGGTTCAAATCATTGTCAACGCGCGAGTTGCGATGGATCCGGGAATCCTTGAAGTTGCCTGCCGCGATTGCGTGACGACCATCGCATCGGATGAGCAGGCGTCGCTCGATTCCATGATCGCCCATTCGCTTCGCCCTGGTCGCCCAACTCCAACACATCGAGTCACCTCGCCTCGTTAG
- a CDS encoding cytochrome-c peroxidase, whose product MPSFFHPTAVLPVVLSFAAAVQGIVESPRTLNLPETPYNYTLIDWPKHFLEPIPRFDNTPSENQLTDEGATLGRVLFYDKTLSKSGTVSCASCHKQSLAFTDDAKLSVGHTGDLVARNSMSLVNSRFYQRGRFFWDERARTLEQQVLMPIEDPIEMGHTMEGLVKQLNNDPLYPPLVEAAFEDSKISQERIASALAQFVRSIVSYRSKYDWGRAQVQGVEDPFPNFTDQENEGKAIFLGRGRCASCHMSNGIPPDRVKGVLPQRQSAFFYMVTPVANGIDSDVPQADPGVGGVNGVDLDQGRFKSPSLRNIEVTGPYMHDGRFKTLYQVIEHYNWSVRPHPNLGGQLEDVAANGMGLPTPQKDALEAFLMTLTDQHLLRDPKYADPFVSPASSK is encoded by the coding sequence ATGCCGTCATTTTTCCATCCCACCGCTGTTCTTCCGGTCGTGTTGTCGTTTGCCGCTGCTGTCCAGGGCATCGTAGAGTCGCCGAGGACATTGAACTTGCCGGAGACGCCGTACAACTACACCCTTATTGATTGGCCGAAGCACTTCTTGGAACCGATACCTCGGTTCGATAACACCCCTTCGGAAAACCAGCTGACCGACGAAGGAGCAACGCTGGGGCGAGTGCTGTTTTACGACAAGACGCTATCGAAGAGCGGGACGGTTTCCTGCGCCTCCTGTCATAAACAGTCGCTGGCGTTTACCGACGATGCCAAGTTAAGCGTGGGGCATACCGGTGATCTGGTGGCGCGGAATTCGATGAGCCTTGTGAATTCGAGGTTTTACCAGCGTGGCCGGTTCTTTTGGGACGAGCGAGCCAGAACGCTGGAACAACAGGTGCTGATGCCCATTGAGGATCCGATCGAAATGGGTCATACGATGGAGGGCTTGGTGAAACAGTTGAACAACGACCCGCTTTATCCGCCCTTGGTTGAAGCAGCTTTTGAGGATTCAAAAATCTCGCAGGAACGCATCGCCAGCGCGCTTGCTCAATTCGTCCGCTCCATCGTCTCGTACCGTTCCAAGTACGATTGGGGACGTGCTCAAGTCCAAGGCGTCGAGGATCCGTTCCCAAATTTCACCGATCAGGAAAACGAAGGGAAGGCAATCTTTCTCGGCCGTGGACGTTGTGCAAGTTGCCACATGAGTAACGGTATACCCCCAGATCGCGTCAAGGGAGTGTTGCCGCAGAGGCAGTCGGCATTTTTCTATATGGTCACACCGGTCGCCAATGGGATCGATAGCGACGTTCCGCAAGCAGACCCGGGCGTCGGTGGCGTCAACGGTGTTGACTTGGATCAAGGCCGTTTCAAATCACCATCCCTTCGTAACATCGAAGTCACGGGGCCTTACATGCATGATGGACGGTTCAAAACGTTGTACCAAGTCATCGAGCATTACAACTGGTCGGTTCGCCCCCACCCGAATTTAGGCGGTCAGCTCGAAGACGTTGCGGCCAACGGCATGGGATTACCAACGCCACAAAAAGACGCACTCGAGGCCTTTCTGATGACGCTCACCGACCAACACCTGCTGCGGGATCCAAAGTACGCCGACCCCTTTGTATCACCTGCAAGTAGCAAGTGA
- a CDS encoding MFS transporter, whose translation MNATDRTDPSVMLRLSIMMFFQFFTWGAWYVSATGFMLREDISMDGLVFAVYSVGPLAAIFSPFFLGLIADRYMPTQVTLAILLVIGGLLIAIAPSMAAPFAVRDVSHQHWLLGRFSTLWQSLHQPFVLTLLGHMLCFMPTIALTASLSFKHLKNPEKEFPVVRVLGTIGWICGNVVISMLPGKDESATQFYLAGGCALGLGIYCLTLPHTPPPMKGKRVTFAEIIGLDSLRLFRSPSYTVFIIASFLICIPLAGYFAYARSYVDASGVVFNLPYKIFDYVGNGSATFTMSFGQVSEIFFMLVMPLCFARLGVKWMLAVGMGAWVLRYGLFAMAANHQIGWMIIGGILLHGICYDFFFVTGMIYVNKKTPAAIRSQAQGFLVLVTQGLGMFVGAQVFGGLEVFQTTDGVLDWQGFWMYPAIFAAFVMFGFILLFWDKAPTVDIEVGEGELADAPAS comes from the coding sequence ATGAACGCAACTGATCGAACCGACCCCTCAGTCATGCTTCGGCTTTCGATCATGATGTTTTTTCAGTTCTTCACGTGGGGGGCTTGGTATGTTTCTGCGACGGGTTTCATGCTCCGCGAAGACATCAGCATGGATGGACTGGTTTTCGCGGTTTACTCGGTCGGACCGCTGGCGGCGATCTTCTCGCCGTTCTTTTTGGGCTTGATCGCCGATCGCTACATGCCCACTCAAGTGACTTTGGCGATCCTGTTGGTGATTGGAGGTCTTCTGATCGCAATCGCACCCTCGATGGCGGCCCCGTTCGCTGTGCGGGATGTTTCCCACCAGCACTGGTTACTCGGCCGGTTCAGTACGCTGTGGCAGTCGTTGCACCAGCCTTTTGTACTGACGCTACTTGGCCACATGTTATGCTTCATGCCAACGATTGCATTGACGGCGAGTTTGTCGTTCAAACACTTGAAAAATCCCGAGAAGGAGTTTCCGGTTGTCCGCGTGCTGGGGACGATTGGTTGGATTTGCGGGAACGTGGTCATCAGCATGCTGCCGGGCAAGGACGAGTCCGCAACGCAGTTCTACTTGGCTGGGGGTTGCGCCCTTGGGCTCGGCATTTACTGTTTGACGCTGCCGCATACGCCGCCACCGATGAAGGGCAAACGAGTGACGTTTGCTGAAATCATTGGGTTGGATTCGCTGCGGTTATTTCGCAGTCCCTCGTACACCGTCTTTATCATCGCTTCTTTCTTGATTTGCATCCCCTTGGCAGGCTACTTTGCGTACGCACGTTCCTATGTGGATGCCTCGGGCGTCGTCTTTAATTTGCCCTACAAGATTTTCGACTACGTCGGCAATGGTTCTGCGACGTTCACCATGTCGTTTGGGCAAGTCAGCGAGATCTTCTTCATGTTGGTGATGCCACTTTGTTTTGCTCGTCTGGGAGTCAAGTGGATGTTGGCGGTCGGGATGGGAGCTTGGGTGTTACGTTACGGATTGTTTGCGATGGCAGCGAACCATCAGATTGGGTGGATGATCATTGGCGGCATTTTGTTGCACGGCATCTGTTACGACTTCTTCTTTGTCACCGGGATGATTTACGTGAACAAGAAAACGCCCGCCGCGATTCGCAGCCAGGCTCAGGGTTTCTTGGTGCTCGTCACGCAGGGATTGGGAATGTTTGTCGGCGCCCAAGTTTTTGGCGGTTTGGAAGTTTTTCAAACGACCGATGGAGTTCTCGATTGGCAGGGTTTTTGGATGTATCCCGCGATTTTCGCAGCCTTCGTCATGTTTGGCTTCATCCTGTTGTTTTGGGACAAGGCTCCGACGGTGGACATCGAAGTTGGTGAGGGAGAGCTCGCGGACGCTCCGGCGTCCTAA
- a CDS encoding class I SAM-dependent methyltransferase gives MPFPESGWAQQSADNSEAVASAASDPDTAAENRPADEMPPLEEARRTYLDRIVAQPMSHRGASWLVRPNRDLEENATESLDQLRLIEGMTVCDLGCGNGYWTIPMAKAVAETGQVFAVDIQPEMLQMLRARAGREHLRNVTPVRGKINDPNLGVNELDLLLMVDVYHEFSHPESMLWHIRRALKPEGVIALLEYREEDRNVPIKPLHKMSKTQIIKEYKQNHFKLVREYNKLPWQHLMFFARDDSPLAEISPQPTSAVLKELHERN, from the coding sequence GTGCCCTTTCCTGAGAGCGGATGGGCTCAGCAGTCTGCCGACAATTCGGAGGCGGTCGCCTCAGCCGCCAGTGATCCCGACACCGCTGCTGAAAACAGGCCAGCGGACGAGATGCCGCCTTTGGAAGAAGCGAGGCGGACTTATCTCGACCGAATCGTTGCCCAACCGATGTCCCATCGTGGCGCCTCTTGGCTCGTCCGGCCGAATCGGGATCTAGAAGAAAACGCGACGGAATCGTTGGATCAGTTGCGGCTCATCGAGGGCATGACGGTTTGCGACCTTGGTTGTGGCAACGGCTATTGGACGATCCCGATGGCGAAGGCAGTGGCCGAAACGGGGCAGGTTTTTGCCGTCGACATTCAGCCCGAGATGCTACAGATGCTTCGCGCCCGCGCTGGACGCGAACACCTTCGGAATGTCACGCCAGTTCGTGGGAAGATCAACGACCCGAATCTTGGGGTCAACGAGCTGGACCTCCTCTTGATGGTGGATGTTTACCACGAGTTTTCGCACCCCGAATCGATGCTCTGGCACATTCGCCGCGCCTTGAAACCCGAAGGGGTCATTGCGCTGCTAGAATACCGCGAAGAAGATCGGAATGTACCGATCAAACCGCTGCATAAGATGTCAAAGACTCAAATCATCAAGGAGTACAAGCAGAACCACTTCAAGCTGGTTCGCGAGTACAATAAGCTGCCTTGGCAGCATCTGATGTTTTTTGCGCGTGATGATAGCCCGCTTGCCGAAATCTCTCCTCAACCCACCTCCGCAGTACTGAAAGAGCTCCATGAACGCAACTGA
- a CDS encoding Minf_1886 family protein, translating into MTTPLQAIRDLLVEDPRYRIEAYQFIRESLHYAHENFSIEEEAEKEDRLRRSATGPKHVTGQQLCEACRRYAIDQYGYLAKMVLSNWGIRSTSDLGELVYNLIRIEQMRKSDSDRREDFNDVFDFGDAFEPQFELVPREADQA; encoded by the coding sequence ATGACCACTCCACTCCAAGCGATCCGCGATCTGTTGGTCGAAGACCCTCGATATCGAATCGAGGCCTATCAATTTATTCGTGAATCGCTGCATTACGCGCATGAGAACTTCAGCATTGAGGAGGAGGCCGAGAAGGAAGATCGTTTGCGGCGGTCGGCGACGGGGCCAAAGCATGTGACCGGACAACAACTATGCGAAGCGTGTCGTCGGTATGCGATCGACCAGTATGGGTATCTTGCCAAGATGGTTTTATCCAACTGGGGCATCCGATCGACCAGCGACCTTGGGGAATTGGTGTACAATCTGATTCGTATCGAACAAATGCGAAAAAGCGACTCCGATCGCCGCGAGGATTTTAATGATGTCTTTGACTTCGGCGATGCCTTTGAGCCCCAGTTTGAATTGGTACCGCGTGAAGCGGATCAGGCATAG